One genomic segment of Flexivirga aerilata includes these proteins:
- the gap gene encoding type I glyceraldehyde-3-phosphate dehydrogenase — protein MTVRVGINGFGRIGRNFFRAVVASGADIEIVGVNDLTDNESLAMLLKYDSILGRFPGEVSATETEITAGDKTFKAFAERDPSNLPWGELGADIVVESTGIFTDAEKAKVHLDQGAKKVIISAPAKNEDITIVMGVNDGDYDPAKHNIISNASCTTNCLGPMAKALNDEFGIVKGLMTTVHAYTQDQNLQDGPHKDPRRARAAALNIVPTSTGAAKAIGLVLPELKGKLDGYALRVPTPTGSATDLTFEAGRETTVEEVNAAVKKAADGKILRYTEDPIVSTDIVTDPASCIFDSGLTKVIGNQVKVVGWYDNEWGYSNRLADLVGLVGKDL, from the coding sequence ATGACCGTCCGCGTGGGAATCAACGGCTTCGGCCGCATCGGCCGCAACTTCTTCCGAGCCGTCGTGGCCTCCGGCGCCGACATCGAGATCGTCGGTGTCAACGACCTGACCGACAACGAGTCGCTCGCGATGCTGCTGAAGTACGACTCGATCCTGGGCCGTTTCCCGGGTGAGGTCAGCGCGACCGAGACCGAGATCACCGCCGGCGACAAGACGTTCAAGGCGTTCGCCGAGCGCGACCCGAGCAACCTGCCGTGGGGTGAGCTGGGCGCCGACATCGTGGTGGAGTCGACCGGCATCTTCACCGACGCCGAGAAGGCCAAGGTGCACCTGGACCAGGGCGCCAAGAAGGTCATCATCTCGGCGCCGGCCAAGAACGAGGACATCACGATCGTGATGGGCGTCAACGACGGCGACTACGACCCGGCCAAGCACAACATCATCTCCAACGCCTCCTGCACCACCAACTGCCTCGGCCCGATGGCGAAGGCGCTGAACGACGAGTTCGGCATCGTCAAGGGTCTGATGACCACGGTGCACGCCTACACCCAGGACCAGAACCTGCAGGACGGCCCGCACAAGGACCCGCGCCGCGCCCGCGCCGCCGCGCTCAACATCGTGCCGACCTCCACCGGCGCCGCGAAGGCCATCGGCCTGGTGCTGCCCGAGCTGAAGGGCAAGCTCGACGGTTACGCGCTGCGCGTGCCGACCCCGACCGGCTCGGCCACCGACCTCACCTTCGAGGCCGGCCGGGAGACCACGGTCGAGGAGGTCAACGCCGCGGTGAAGAAGGCCGCCGACGGCAAGATCCTGCGCTACACCGAGGACCCGATCGTCTCCACCGACATCGTCACCGACCCGGCGTCCTGCATCTTCGACTCCGGCCTGACCAAGGTGATCGGCAACCAGGTCAAGGTCGTCGGCTGGTACGACAACGAGTGGGGCTACTCCAACCGCCTCGCCGACCTCGTCGGACTCGTCGGCAAGGACCTCTGA
- the tpiA gene encoding triose-phosphate isomerase: protein MAKETKAGRTPLIAGNWKMNLDHQQATVLVQKLDWTLRDKKHDHDETEVAVLPPYTDIRSVQTLIDGDRLKLKFGAQDLSPHDSGAYTGDISGAFLAKLGCTYVVVGHSERRTIHGETDETVNAKVKAAFRHDLVPILCVGEPLEVRQAGEQIPYIVGQLTADLAGVPAKDVAKLVVAYEPIWAIGTGEVATPDDAQEACAALRDTIAELYSGDVADQVRFLYGGSVKSGNVASIMAKDDVDGALVGGASLDAGEFAAICRYKAHQGMVG, encoded by the coding sequence ATGGCGAAGGAGACGAAGGCCGGCCGCACCCCGCTGATCGCCGGCAACTGGAAGATGAACCTGGACCACCAGCAGGCCACCGTGCTGGTGCAGAAACTCGACTGGACGCTGCGGGACAAGAAGCACGACCACGACGAGACCGAGGTGGCGGTGCTCCCGCCATACACCGACATCCGGTCGGTGCAGACGCTGATCGACGGCGACCGGCTCAAGCTGAAGTTCGGGGCGCAGGACCTGTCGCCGCACGACTCCGGCGCCTACACCGGTGACATCTCCGGTGCGTTCCTCGCCAAACTCGGCTGCACGTATGTCGTGGTGGGGCACAGTGAGCGCCGCACCATCCACGGTGAGACCGACGAGACCGTGAACGCCAAGGTCAAGGCCGCGTTCCGGCACGACCTGGTCCCGATCCTGTGCGTCGGCGAGCCGCTCGAGGTGCGGCAGGCGGGGGAGCAGATCCCCTACATCGTCGGTCAGTTGACGGCCGACCTGGCGGGAGTGCCGGCCAAGGATGTCGCGAAGCTCGTCGTCGCCTACGAACCGATCTGGGCGATCGGCACCGGTGAGGTCGCCACCCCGGACGACGCGCAAGAGGCCTGCGCCGCGCTGCGCGACACGATCGCCGAGCTCTACTCCGGTGACGTCGCCGACCAGGTGCGCTTCCTCTACGGCGGGTCGGTGAAGTCCGGCAACGTCGCCTCGATCATGGCCAAGGACGACGTCGACGGTGCCCTCGTGGGCGGTGCGTCGCTGGATGCTGGTGAGTTCGCGGCCATCTGCCGGTACAAGGCGCACCAGGGGATGGTCGGCTGA
- a CDS encoding glucose-6-phosphate dehydrogenase assembly protein OpcA encodes MIVDLPSTTTKDVSKQLVRLRDESGAVALGRVMTLIIVTDEEGADDALEAATHASRQHPSRIIAVVTGNPRGKSRMDAQVRVGGEAGVSEIVILRLHGELSKHGASVVTPLLAADTPVVAWWPGAANDVASSPIGKLASRRITDASLAKDPRKALQRRRADYAPGDTDMAWSRSTRWRGLLATALDLPPYEPVTSVTVTGASDSASSDLVAGWLAVRLKCPVRRARSRPGTGLVSVRMERASGPIDLVRPDRRTATLSQPGQPIRRLDLTRPGTAESLAEELGRLGEDDLYRDALVRGLPMVSNVSVTASKAVASGDAPSPQKAARAARKRTTDGPDLTVKQLEEMPLPKGAPAESRRRKAKKTAAKAAATRKAAATRKAAAGKAAAKAPASKSASKKATATKVTGKKAASKGAAKKATR; translated from the coding sequence GTGATTGTGGATCTTCCCAGCACCACGACCAAGGACGTCAGCAAGCAGCTCGTCCGGTTGCGCGACGAGAGCGGTGCGGTCGCCCTCGGCCGGGTGATGACGCTGATCATCGTCACCGACGAGGAGGGCGCGGACGACGCGCTCGAGGCCGCGACCCACGCCAGCCGTCAGCACCCCAGCCGGATCATCGCGGTGGTCACCGGCAACCCGCGCGGCAAGAGCCGGATGGACGCCCAGGTCCGCGTCGGCGGCGAGGCGGGCGTGAGCGAGATCGTCATACTCCGCCTGCACGGGGAGTTGTCGAAGCACGGCGCGAGTGTGGTGACGCCGCTGCTGGCGGCGGACACGCCCGTGGTCGCCTGGTGGCCCGGCGCCGCGAACGACGTGGCGTCCTCCCCCATCGGCAAGCTCGCGAGCCGGCGCATCACCGATGCGTCGCTCGCGAAGGATCCGCGAAAAGCGTTGCAGCGCAGGCGTGCCGACTACGCACCGGGCGACACCGACATGGCCTGGTCGCGCAGCACGCGGTGGCGCGGGCTGCTCGCGACGGCTCTCGACCTGCCGCCCTACGAGCCGGTCACCTCGGTGACGGTGACCGGGGCATCCGACTCGGCGAGCAGCGATCTGGTTGCCGGGTGGCTCGCCGTACGCCTGAAATGCCCTGTGCGGCGGGCGCGTTCGCGTCCTGGCACCGGTCTGGTCAGCGTGCGCATGGAGCGCGCCTCCGGGCCGATCGACCTGGTGCGGCCGGATCGCCGTACGGCGACGCTCAGCCAGCCGGGACAGCCGATCCGGCGGCTGGACCTGACGCGTCCCGGCACGGCGGAGTCGTTGGCCGAGGAGCTCGGCCGGCTCGGCGAGGACGATCTCTACCGCGATGCGCTGGTGCGCGGTCTGCCGATGGTGTCCAACGTCAGCGTGACAGCCAGCAAAGCGGTCGCCTCCGGCGATGCACCGTCGCCGCAGAAGGCGGCCCGCGCCGCCCGCAAGCGGACCACGGACGGCCCGGATCTGACGGTGAAGCAGCTCGAGGAGATGCCGCTGCCGAAGGGGGCCCCGGCCGAGTCGCGTCGCCGGAAGGCGAAGAAGACGGCTGCGAAGGCTGCGGCGACGCGGAAGGCGGCCGCGACCCGGAAGGCCGCGGCGGGGAAGGCGGCCGCGAAGGCGCCGGCTTCGAAGTCAGCCAGCAAGAAGGCGACCGCCACAAAGGTGACCGGCAAGAAGGCCGCGTCGAAGGGCGCAGCCAAGAAGGCGACCCGATGA
- a CDS encoding GNAT family N-acetyltransferase, whose amino-acid sequence MATVRRADFADPQLVGFLSAHLAELAPTSPPESRHALDIDALRAPGVRLWTAYDGESLVGTVALAPVDTGHEELKSMRTDPARRGRGIGALLLDHALSDARSREVTRVSLETGSADYFAPARALYRRRGFAECEPFASYTVDVHSTFMTLDLRGTA is encoded by the coding sequence ATGGCGACGGTTCGGCGAGCTGACTTCGCCGACCCGCAGCTCGTGGGGTTCCTGAGCGCGCACCTCGCCGAGCTGGCACCCACCTCGCCACCGGAGAGCCGGCACGCCCTCGACATCGACGCACTGCGCGCCCCGGGCGTGCGGCTCTGGACCGCGTATGACGGTGAATCTCTTGTCGGCACAGTCGCTCTCGCTCCGGTTGACACCGGACACGAGGAGCTGAAGAGCATGCGCACCGACCCCGCCCGGCGCGGGCGAGGGATCGGTGCACTACTGCTCGATCACGCCCTGAGCGACGCTCGCTCGCGAGAGGTGACGCGGGTGTCCCTGGAGACCGGCAGCGCGGACTACTTCGCCCCGGCCCGGGCGCTCTATCGCCGGCGCGGGTTCGCCGAGTGCGAGCCGTTTGCGTCATACACGGTGGATGTGCATAGCACCTTCATGACGCTCGACCTGCGAGGGACGGCGTGA
- a CDS encoding SRPBCC family protein: MSTTDATDAADITEAVIEADPKLPIIRITRDFKATPAQLLRAHTDPELYARWVGPDDMTTEIDYWDARTGGSWRFLNLRGGEEFGFHGSFHEVSDDRVVQTFTWEGMPEGVSLQTLTFEDLGNGRTRLHAQSLVDSFEARDGWLASGMEVGINDGYAKLDNLLTQGAI, from the coding sequence ATGAGCACCACCGACGCCACCGATGCCGCCGACATCACGGAGGCGGTCATCGAGGCGGACCCGAAGCTGCCGATCATCCGGATCACCCGTGATTTCAAGGCAACTCCCGCGCAGCTGTTGCGCGCACACACCGACCCGGAGCTCTACGCCCGGTGGGTCGGCCCGGACGACATGACCACCGAGATCGACTACTGGGACGCGCGCACCGGCGGCAGCTGGCGCTTTCTCAACCTGCGCGGCGGCGAGGAGTTCGGCTTCCACGGCAGCTTCCACGAGGTCAGTGACGACCGTGTCGTGCAGACCTTCACCTGGGAGGGTATGCCGGAGGGCGTCTCGCTGCAGACCCTCACCTTCGAGGACCTCGGCAACGGCCGCACCCGGCTGCACGCCCAGTCACTGGTCGACTCCTTCGAGGCCCGCGACGGCTGGCTGGCCAGCGGCATGGAGGTCGGCATCAACGACGGTTACGCAAAGCTCGACAACCTACTCACCCAAGGAGCCATCTGA
- a CDS encoding phosphoglycerate kinase: MRTIDDLGKLQGKTVLLRSDLNVPLDDAGAITDDGRVRASVPTIQRLRDAGARVVVCAHLGRPKGVPEEKYSLRPVADRLAELLGTPVLFATDTVGESANETVDRLNDGDVAVLENLRFNPGETSKDDAERAAFADQLSHLADVYVSDGFGVVHRKQASVYDIAERLPQAAGGLVETEVGVLRQLTEKPQRPYAVVLGGAKVSDKLGVIEALLGKADLLLIGGGMVFTFLAAQGHEVGKSLLEEDQVARVRGYLADAENRGVQIVLPTDIVAATEFSADADHEVVAADAIPADRMGLDIGPESAAAFAQAIGTAKTVFWNGPMGAFEMQPYAAGTQAVAQALADVTAKGATTVVGGGDSAAAVRQLGFSDDAFSHISTGGGASLEFLEGKTLPGLEVLES, from the coding sequence ATGCGCACCATCGACGACCTGGGCAAGCTCCAGGGCAAGACCGTGCTGCTGCGCAGCGACCTCAACGTGCCGTTGGACGACGCGGGCGCGATCACCGACGACGGTCGGGTCCGCGCCTCCGTGCCGACGATCCAGCGGTTGCGCGACGCCGGCGCCCGGGTCGTCGTGTGTGCGCACCTCGGCCGTCCGAAGGGCGTGCCGGAGGAGAAGTATTCGCTGCGTCCGGTTGCCGACCGGCTCGCCGAACTCCTCGGCACCCCAGTGCTTTTCGCCACCGACACGGTGGGGGAGTCGGCCAACGAGACCGTCGACCGGCTGAACGACGGTGACGTCGCGGTGCTGGAGAACCTCCGCTTCAACCCGGGGGAGACCAGCAAGGACGACGCCGAGCGCGCTGCCTTCGCCGACCAGCTGTCGCACCTCGCCGACGTCTACGTGTCCGACGGCTTCGGCGTCGTGCACCGCAAGCAGGCCAGCGTCTACGACATCGCCGAGCGTCTGCCCCAGGCGGCCGGCGGCCTGGTCGAGACCGAGGTCGGCGTGCTGCGGCAGCTCACCGAGAAGCCGCAGCGGCCGTATGCCGTGGTGCTCGGCGGCGCCAAGGTGAGCGACAAGCTCGGCGTCATCGAGGCGCTGCTCGGCAAGGCCGACCTGCTGCTCATCGGCGGCGGCATGGTCTTCACCTTCCTCGCCGCACAGGGCCACGAGGTCGGCAAGAGCCTGCTCGAGGAGGACCAGGTCGCCCGGGTGCGCGGCTACCTGGCCGACGCGGAGAACCGCGGCGTGCAGATCGTGCTGCCGACCGACATCGTCGCCGCGACCGAGTTCTCGGCCGACGCCGACCACGAGGTCGTCGCCGCCGACGCGATCCCCGCCGACCGGATGGGGCTCGACATCGGCCCCGAGTCGGCCGCCGCGTTCGCGCAGGCCATCGGCACCGCCAAGACGGTCTTCTGGAACGGCCCGATGGGCGCCTTCGAGATGCAGCCGTATGCCGCGGGGACCCAGGCCGTCGCGCAGGCCCTCGCCGACGTGACCGCGAAGGGCGCGACCACGGTCGTCGGCGGTGGCGACTCGGCAGCCGCCGTGCGGCAGCTGGGCTTCTCCGACGACGCCTTCAGCCACATCTCGACCGGTGGCGGCGCCAGCCTGGAGTTCCTCGAGGGCAAGACCCTCCCCGGCCTGGAGGTGCTGGAGTCCTGA
- a CDS encoding VOC family protein, which translates to MDANTLTTCLWFDDDAQAAAEFYTGLFPNSKIGQSSPMTVEFTVMGQPFLGLNGGPMHARKFNESISFQVPCADQQEVDRLWAALGDGGTESNCAWVQDRFGVWWQVIPTRLPELLADPDPARAERALQAMYQMRKIDVAALEAAADATT; encoded by the coding sequence ATGGACGCCAACACCCTCACCACCTGCCTGTGGTTCGACGATGACGCGCAGGCAGCAGCCGAGTTCTACACCGGCCTGTTCCCCAACTCCAAGATCGGCCAATCATCACCGATGACAGTCGAATTCACGGTAATGGGCCAGCCATTCCTCGGGCTCAACGGCGGCCCGATGCACGCCCGGAAATTCAACGAGTCGATCTCGTTCCAGGTCCCCTGCGCCGACCAGCAGGAGGTCGACCGGTTGTGGGCCGCGCTCGGCGACGGCGGCACCGAGAGCAACTGCGCCTGGGTGCAGGACCGCTTCGGTGTCTGGTGGCAGGTCATCCCGACCCGGCTGCCGGAGCTGCTGGCCGACCCCGACCCGGCGCGCGCAGAGCGCGCACTCCAGGCCATGTATCAGATGCGCAAGATCGACGTGGCGGCCTTGGAGGCGGCGGCGGACGCCACCACCTGA
- a CDS encoding ArsR/SmtB family transcription factor, whose translation MDELSLVFAALADPTRRDMVARLTEADATVSELAAPYDVSIQAVSKHLKVLEDAGLVTRSRDAQRRPVHLEAEVFDLMTAWIERYQQRAELRYRRLDAVLDALNDTDSNDPDSKDSDSTDSGSTDAHSNDTHTDTTRKGHAS comes from the coding sequence ATGGACGAACTGTCCCTGGTCTTCGCCGCGCTGGCCGACCCGACGCGCCGCGACATGGTCGCGAGGCTCACCGAGGCCGATGCCACCGTCAGCGAACTCGCCGCGCCCTACGACGTCAGCATCCAGGCGGTCTCCAAGCACCTGAAGGTCCTCGAGGACGCCGGCCTGGTCACCCGCAGCCGCGATGCCCAGCGCCGGCCGGTGCATCTGGAGGCGGAGGTCTTCGACCTGATGACCGCGTGGATCGAGCGATACCAGCAACGCGCCGAGCTGCGCTACCGGCGCCTGGACGCCGTGCTCGACGCGCTCAACGACACCGACAGCAACGACCCTGACAGCAAAGACTCTGACAGCACAGACTCTGGCAGCACAGACGCACACAGCAACGACACGCACACCGACACCACCAGGAAAGGACACGCATCATGA
- a CDS encoding HNH endonuclease signature motif containing protein → MSNLQHALTDQVIAAATTTEVLETAQTLLRAAFDKTRDDTTSARGDGSDLSDDELLDQVLATQRVQNSAWATQTLRLEQLAQREFDKHPESPDTWTPLEVGARLGWTDRQTSLRLTQAVESVRYTPQLLHHAGTGELESRKVVAVSDALADAIPATDTPGAPDSVEAPESPEAPECPADLAAIVEAEILASDPEASTSTKLRRRAQRLLVQHAPVASDQASAARRRDCTNVTVEPHWEPGMSMLTAVLPSLDAAKLMAAVNAHARLLHDSTTTSKSLGECRVDALTDMLLSNAQVTTELVLHVPFHPDTAPSTNASPGTGTGVSGTEAPGSHDATGTSDATGTGDATSASDANGTGTGGGVGVLDRLSIIDDAAAANGAAPGVVGAWMSKVRPPGPPKVILPVNRRVLDLGGYRPISEAERQLQAMLLEATLGTGTRPPPDPAPSAGPVRTTDLTDTRRAGDRACLPHRLPAPTVDPVRYRLGDVQVPGVGVIPATVIRELTRLLGVKLTRALVDAETGIVAETSCHSYTPGAGLARFVRARDQHCRFPGCTRPAKLTDLDHVTPYPDGPTAAHNLQCLCRHHHRAKHEAGWTVSMTTDGVCSWTSPAWHTYTTRPAD, encoded by the coding sequence ATGTCGAACCTGCAGCACGCACTCACCGATCAGGTGATCGCCGCTGCCACCACGACCGAAGTGTTGGAGACGGCACAGACGCTGCTGCGCGCCGCGTTCGACAAGACCCGCGACGACACCACCAGCGCACGAGGCGACGGGTCGGACCTCTCAGATGACGAGCTCCTCGACCAGGTGCTCGCGACGCAGCGGGTGCAGAACTCCGCCTGGGCCACCCAAACGCTGCGGCTGGAGCAGCTGGCGCAGCGTGAGTTCGACAAGCACCCGGAAAGCCCGGACACGTGGACGCCGTTGGAGGTGGGTGCCCGGTTGGGGTGGACCGATCGGCAAACCAGCCTGCGACTGACCCAAGCGGTCGAGAGCGTGCGCTACACGCCGCAGCTGCTCCACCACGCCGGGACCGGCGAACTGGAGTCGCGGAAGGTGGTCGCGGTCAGCGACGCCCTCGCCGACGCAATCCCCGCAACCGACACACCCGGAGCACCCGACAGTGTCGAGGCACCTGAGTCACCCGAGGCGCCTGAATGTCCGGCCGACCTCGCCGCGATCGTCGAGGCCGAGATCCTGGCCAGTGACCCGGAGGCATCCACTTCGACGAAGCTGCGCCGGCGCGCGCAGCGCTTGTTGGTGCAGCACGCGCCGGTCGCGTCCGATCAGGCGTCCGCGGCGCGGCGGCGCGACTGCACCAACGTGACCGTCGAACCGCACTGGGAGCCGGGCATGTCCATGCTCACCGCCGTCCTGCCGTCGTTGGACGCGGCGAAGCTGATGGCCGCAGTCAACGCCCACGCCCGCCTGCTCCACGACTCGACCACCACCAGCAAGAGCCTCGGCGAATGCCGCGTCGACGCCCTGACGGACATGCTCCTGTCGAACGCGCAAGTGACGACCGAGCTCGTCTTGCACGTCCCGTTCCACCCGGACACCGCGCCGTCCACCAACGCGAGCCCGGGGACCGGCACCGGCGTGAGCGGGACCGAAGCGCCCGGCTCGCACGATGCCACGGGCACGAGTGACGCGACCGGCACGGGCGACGCGACGAGCGCGAGCGACGCAAACGGCACGGGCACGGGCGGTGGGGTTGGTGTGCTGGACCGACTGAGCATCATTGACGACGCAGCAGCAGCGAACGGCGCGGCGCCCGGGGTCGTCGGCGCGTGGATGTCGAAGGTGCGACCGCCCGGTCCGCCGAAGGTCATCCTCCCGGTCAACCGGAGGGTCCTCGATCTCGGCGGCTACCGACCGATCAGTGAGGCGGAACGCCAACTCCAAGCGATGTTGCTCGAAGCCACGCTAGGCACTGGCACCCGGCCACCGCCTGACCCAGCGCCATCGGCGGGTCCCGTACGCACCACTGATCTCACTGATACCCGGCGAGCCGGTGATCGAGCGTGTCTTCCCCACAGACTTCCCGCGCCCACCGTGGACCCGGTGCGTTACCGACTCGGCGATGTCCAGGTCCCGGGTGTCGGTGTCATCCCCGCCACCGTGATCCGTGAACTCACCCGTCTCCTCGGGGTGAAGCTCACCCGCGCCCTCGTGGATGCCGAGACCGGGATCGTCGCCGAAACCAGCTGCCACTCGTACACACCCGGCGCCGGGTTGGCGCGGTTCGTGCGGGCCCGTGACCAGCACTGCCGGTTCCCCGGCTGCACCCGACCCGCAAAACTCACCGACCTCGACCACGTCACCCCGTATCCGGACGGTCCGACCGCAGCCCACAACCTGCAGTGCCTGTGCCGGCACCACCACCGCGCCAAACACGAAGCCGGTTGGACTGTGTCCATGACAACTGATGGCGTGTGCAGCTGGACCAGCCCCGCCTGGCACACCTACACCACTCGACCCGCCGACTGA
- a CDS encoding VOC family protein: MSGSNVVGVLARVFVDDLDGAVDFYTSLTGVAAQRFSFQDVELAWVGNFLLLAGDASVYGDRTATVLVHSLAPVIRDLASYDGAIIEGPTAGPNGRRLIARHPDGSVFEYIEEAGHPAPFIPGTPDDFTSVRRTSHSATQHHPTGH; this comes from the coding sequence GTGAGCGGCAGCAACGTGGTCGGCGTGCTCGCCCGAGTGTTCGTCGATGATCTGGACGGCGCGGTCGACTTCTACACATCGCTGACCGGCGTTGCGGCACAACGGTTCTCGTTTCAGGACGTCGAGCTGGCGTGGGTCGGCAACTTCCTGCTGCTCGCCGGCGACGCTTCGGTTTACGGCGATCGGACCGCCACTGTTCTGGTGCACTCTCTCGCGCCGGTCATCCGCGATCTCGCCTCCTACGACGGTGCGATCATCGAGGGCCCGACAGCCGGCCCCAACGGTCGCCGGTTGATCGCGCGACACCCGGACGGGTCGGTGTTCGAGTACATCGAGGAAGCTGGTCATCCGGCGCCCTTCATTCCAGGAACGCCGGACGATTTCACGAGCGTGCGCCGCACCTCCCATTCCGCCACGCAACACCATCCCACCGGCCACTGA
- the secG gene encoding preprotein translocase subunit SecG codes for MDVLRIALQALVVLSGLFLVLLILMHKGKGGGLSDMFGGGVSSNLGGSSIAERNLNRLTIIASLIWFAAIVGLGLVARFA; via the coding sequence GTGGACGTGCTGCGCATCGCTTTGCAGGCACTGGTCGTCCTCAGCGGCCTGTTCCTGGTGCTGCTGATCCTGATGCACAAGGGCAAGGGCGGGGGCCTGTCCGACATGTTCGGCGGCGGCGTGAGCAGCAACCTCGGCGGCTCCTCGATCGCCGAGCGCAACCTCAACCGGTTGACCATCATCGCGAGCCTGATCTGGTTCGCCGCCATCGTGGGTCTCGGCCTGGTCGCGCGCTTCGCGTGA
- the pgl gene encoding 6-phosphogluconolactonase: MTVERRATKDELGAAIASALVSEIVAAQRDRGVAHVVLTGGSMGGLSLQDLPSASGIDWSKVHFYWGDERFVPSGSADRNDVEADKAALDALPVPPENVHRVASSDQAPDAETSAREYAETIRGTEGDGMFDVVMLGVGPDGHVASLFPHHPAQRTEGAIAVAVHDSPKPPPDRVSLTFEALNRSRQVWLMVAGAEKADAVAAALAPGADRWDVPASGVHGTDSTIWWVDADAASKLDDGDGSAS; this comes from the coding sequence ATGACCGTCGAGCGGCGCGCGACCAAGGATGAGCTCGGCGCGGCGATCGCGTCGGCGCTGGTGTCGGAAATCGTTGCGGCACAACGTGATCGCGGCGTCGCGCACGTCGTACTCACGGGTGGTTCGATGGGTGGCCTGTCGCTCCAGGATCTGCCGTCGGCGTCCGGCATCGACTGGTCGAAGGTCCACTTCTATTGGGGCGACGAGCGATTCGTGCCGTCGGGCTCGGCCGACCGCAATGACGTCGAGGCGGACAAGGCCGCGCTCGACGCGCTGCCGGTGCCCCCGGAGAACGTGCACCGGGTGGCCTCCTCCGACCAGGCGCCCGACGCCGAGACCAGCGCGCGCGAGTACGCCGAGACGATCCGGGGCACCGAGGGTGACGGGATGTTCGATGTCGTGATGCTGGGCGTCGGGCCGGACGGGCACGTCGCGTCCCTCTTCCCGCATCATCCGGCACAGCGAACCGAGGGCGCCATCGCGGTCGCCGTGCACGACTCCCCCAAGCCGCCGCCGGATCGGGTGTCGCTCACCTTCGAGGCCCTCAACCGCAGCCGCCAGGTGTGGCTGATGGTCGCCGGCGCCGAGAAGGCCGATGCCGTGGCCGCCGCCCTGGCGCCCGGCGCGGACCGGTGGGATGTGCCGGCGAGCGGTGTGCACGGCACGGATTCGACGATCTGGTGGGTTGACGCGGATGCCGCGTCGAAACTGGACGATGGCGACGGTTCGGCGAGCTGA
- a CDS encoding RNA polymerase-binding protein RbpA has product MAGGNAIRGSRVGAGPMGEAERGDAAPRVVVSYWCSNGHETRPSFAQEPGLSVPETWDCPRCGFPAGQDQENPPAPPKAEPYKTHLAYVKERRSDEEGAVILDEALDTLRQRGLIK; this is encoded by the coding sequence GTGGCCGGAGGCAATGCAATTCGCGGGAGCCGGGTGGGCGCCGGTCCCATGGGCGAGGCCGAGCGTGGTGACGCCGCGCCACGCGTCGTCGTCTCCTACTGGTGCTCCAACGGGCACGAGACCCGGCCGAGCTTCGCGCAGGAGCCGGGCCTGTCGGTGCCGGAGACGTGGGACTGCCCGCGGTGCGGGTTCCCGGCCGGTCAGGACCAGGAGAACCCGCCCGCGCCGCCGAAGGCAGAGCCCTACAAGACGCACCTGGCGTATGTGAAGGAGCGGCGCAGCGACGAGGAGGGTGCGGTCATCCTCGACGAGGCGCTCGACACCCTGCGCCAGCGCGGCCTGATCAAGTAG